One genomic region from Vibrio sp. STUT-A11 encodes:
- a CDS encoding cache domain-containing protein: MGLVSNRRLTINIILLSIVPLVVVVVIVASILFSQAKQLVDDQVALTRLNVLSVKKQELKQYVEMAVKSIKPYYEDASLPPQVAKQLVAEKLSQLTYGEDGYFFVYSWQGDALVLPYQPERVGRNWWGVEDLTGKKLLQELIHAGRAGGGFVNYLWHKPSTKEPLPKLSYAISLDKWQWMVGTGVYIDDIEKQVAQMENGFDQNIGKTSSALFVLMFVAITVIAGLGASLNLNMRRLANEQLSVLNQQIIDSQENERHRVSRELHDGVNQLLVAAKYRLDNVTKEQDDAKKQLELDASKNAMEQAIVEVRRISKDLRPPQLDDLGLVAGIEAYLNELRERTQLEVIFEHDIEGEEFLPQVETTLYRVGQEALHNVEKHANAQGVDIIMQREGRMLILTVSDDGVGIPANHLKAYKNKQSTLEHMGLQNMKERIQAIGGMLEVNSEPGQGTEIRVSLNMEFI; this comes from the coding sequence ATGGGATTGGTTAGCAACCGCAGGCTTACAATAAACATCATATTACTCTCAATCGTTCCATTGGTTGTTGTGGTGGTTATCGTCGCAAGTATCTTATTTAGTCAGGCAAAACAGTTGGTTGATGACCAAGTCGCATTAACACGACTCAATGTCTTATCGGTCAAAAAGCAAGAGCTGAAGCAGTACGTAGAAATGGCAGTGAAAAGTATCAAGCCATACTACGAAGATGCGTCATTACCTCCCCAAGTCGCTAAGCAACTAGTGGCCGAAAAATTGAGCCAACTCACATATGGGGAAGACGGATACTTTTTTGTCTACAGCTGGCAAGGTGATGCTCTAGTCCTGCCTTATCAACCAGAAAGGGTTGGTAGAAATTGGTGGGGCGTTGAAGATCTTACGGGCAAAAAGCTGCTTCAGGAGCTGATTCACGCAGGGCGAGCGGGGGGCGGGTTTGTTAATTATCTCTGGCATAAACCATCGACAAAAGAACCACTACCCAAGTTGAGTTATGCGATTTCTCTTGATAAGTGGCAATGGATGGTTGGAACGGGTGTCTACATAGACGATATCGAGAAACAAGTCGCGCAGATGGAAAATGGCTTCGATCAGAATATCGGAAAAACCAGCAGTGCGCTTTTTGTACTGATGTTTGTTGCAATTACGGTCATCGCTGGGTTGGGGGCGTCACTGAACCTAAACATGCGTCGTTTAGCCAACGAGCAGCTCAGCGTCTTAAACCAGCAGATTATTGATTCTCAGGAAAATGAGCGACATCGAGTCTCGCGCGAATTACATGACGGAGTAAATCAACTGCTGGTGGCTGCCAAATATCGCTTAGATAACGTGACTAAAGAGCAAGATGATGCAAAGAAACAGCTTGAATTAGATGCGAGTAAAAATGCTATGGAACAGGCGATTGTCGAAGTTCGGCGCATCTCAAAAGACTTGCGACCACCACAGTTGGATGATTTAGGCTTGGTGGCAGGTATAGAGGCATATCTGAACGAGTTACGCGAGCGTACCCAATTAGAGGTGATATTTGAACACGATATCGAAGGTGAAGAGTTTCTTCCTCAAGTTGAAACCACTCTTTATCGAGTCGGACAGGAAGCGTTGCACAACGTTGAAAAACACGCCAACGCGCAAGGTGTCGATATCATCATGCAGCGTGAAGGAAGGATGTTGATTCTGACAGTCAGCGATGATGGTGTCGGAATCCCTGCTAACCATCTCAAAGCGTATAAAAACAAGCAATCGACGCTAGAGCATATGGGGCTGCAAAATATGAAAGAACGAATTCAAGCTATTGGCGGCATGTTGGAGGTCAATAGCGAACCAGGACAAGGCACGGAGATTCGTGTGAGTTTAAACATGGAGTTTATATGA
- a CDS encoding TRAP transporter small permease subunit — MSKVLYSSPTVPLYFQIERLVISASKALAWTNLALIAVIIIQVVMRKVFSNGQIALEELQWHLYATAVMFGTAYAQVTNLHVRVDLFYHKFSARKKALVDILGILFLAAPFVVIVILHSYDFAYEAWRVNESSAAPSGLPYRWMIKAVIPLSFSLLLLSMVAKLLRDMDTLIKGDDHGSE, encoded by the coding sequence ATGAGCAAAGTGCTATATTCTTCCCCAACCGTCCCACTCTATTTTCAAATCGAGAGGCTGGTTATTTCCGCGAGTAAAGCGTTGGCCTGGACAAACCTCGCGTTAATAGCGGTTATCATCATTCAGGTCGTAATGCGCAAAGTCTTTTCCAACGGGCAAATTGCGCTTGAAGAACTGCAATGGCACCTCTATGCCACAGCAGTCATGTTCGGAACCGCGTATGCACAGGTGACCAATTTGCACGTTCGAGTTGACCTGTTTTATCACAAGTTCTCCGCTCGCAAAAAAGCCCTCGTCGACATACTCGGTATTCTGTTTCTTGCGGCACCATTCGTTGTTATCGTCATTCTCCATTCCTACGACTTCGCTTACGAAGCTTGGCGCGTCAACGAGAGTTCAGCCGCACCTTCCGGCTTACCTTATCGCTGGATGATAAAAGCCGTGATCCCTTTAAGCTTTAGCTTGCTGTTGCTCTCAATGGTGGCGAAATTATTACGCGATATGGATACCTTAATCAAAGGAGACGATCATGGAAGCGAATGA
- a CDS encoding DUF2999 domain-containing protein, producing the protein MNPILAMLKENNISDAQVNELFQALTQNPLAAMATISQLGLPQDQLQALMAQVMQNPVMIKEAVEELGLDFSKVVEAKEKLQQ; encoded by the coding sequence ATGAACCCGATTCTTGCAATGTTGAAAGAGAACAATATTAGTGATGCTCAAGTTAATGAGCTATTTCAGGCGCTGACGCAAAACCCTCTTGCAGCAATGGCAACTATCAGCCAGTTGGGTCTACCTCAGGATCAACTTCAAGCGCTAATGGCGCAGGTGATGCAAAACCCAGTGATGATCAAAGAGGCCGTAGAGGAATTAGGTCTGGACTTTTCAAAAGTCGTAGAAGCAAAAGAAAAACTTCAGCAGTAA
- a CDS encoding TRAP transporter large permease subunit, whose protein sequence is MEANEWIVIAMFGSFILLLFTGIPVAYVLGGIGIVFAAIGYFADLYLDTFTGLDYTTLGLVVNRIYKVMDNWILVALPMFIFMGNMLDKSGIAEKLMTSMQALFGKVHGGLAITVMAIGIILAASTGIIGASVVLLTVMSLPSMMRQGYHLPLALGTVASAGTLGILLPPSIMLVIMADQLGLSVGDLFMGAIMPGLLLGSLYIMYILTVGKMTPSKAPIPENVEPVDWNLILQVFKDITPTVILIFCVLGSIFAGIATPTEASGIGALGATLLAAYNKKLNLKVLKEVMLSSYGTTAYIFMIFLGASCFALVLRELGGDELIESFLSGLPFGQYGIIAFILLIVFLLGFFLDWIEITLIALPLLAPVVASLGIELDGHGVVDNPSLVWFVMLVAMALQTSFLTPPVGFALFYLKGVCPEGVSLKDIYRGVIPFIAIQLIALICLVVWPQLVLWFPSVAYG, encoded by the coding sequence ATGGAAGCGAATGAATGGATTGTAATCGCCATGTTTGGCTCGTTCATCCTGCTGTTATTCACTGGTATTCCCGTAGCGTACGTGCTTGGTGGGATTGGCATCGTCTTCGCGGCAATCGGTTATTTTGCCGATCTCTATCTTGATACGTTTACCGGGCTCGATTACACCACCCTCGGTCTCGTTGTTAACCGTATTTATAAGGTGATGGATAACTGGATATTAGTTGCCCTGCCGATGTTTATCTTTATGGGCAACATGCTCGATAAGTCTGGTATTGCCGAAAAACTGATGACCTCGATGCAGGCGCTATTCGGCAAAGTACACGGTGGTTTAGCGATTACCGTGATGGCGATTGGTATCATACTCGCCGCCTCTACAGGCATCATTGGTGCATCGGTTGTGCTGTTAACAGTGATGTCTCTGCCGAGTATGATGCGTCAGGGCTATCATCTTCCTCTGGCACTTGGGACGGTCGCCTCAGCAGGTACATTAGGCATACTGCTTCCACCTTCCATCATGTTGGTGATTATGGCCGACCAACTTGGGTTGTCGGTTGGCGATCTGTTTATGGGCGCGATTATGCCGGGTCTGTTACTGGGCAGTTTATACATTATGTATATCCTTACCGTTGGCAAAATGACACCTAGCAAAGCACCCATTCCAGAAAATGTAGAGCCTGTTGACTGGAACCTTATCTTACAAGTATTCAAAGATATCACACCGACCGTTATCCTGATTTTCTGTGTGTTAGGTTCGATATTTGCGGGTATTGCTACTCCAACAGAAGCTTCTGGCATAGGCGCTTTAGGGGCAACATTACTTGCAGCTTATAACAAGAAGCTCAACTTAAAAGTTTTGAAGGAAGTAATGCTTTCTTCATACGGAACGACTGCCTACATATTCATGATCTTCTTGGGTGCTTCCTGCTTTGCTTTGGTACTAAGGGAGTTAGGCGGTGACGAACTGATCGAGTCGTTCCTGAGTGGCTTACCTTTCGGTCAATACGGCATTATCGCGTTTATTCTGTTAATCGTATTTTTGCTTGGATTCTTCCTCGACTGGATAGAAATTACCCTTATAGCGCTGCCTCTGCTAGCACCCGTGGTAGCAAGCTTAGGCATTGAGCTTGACGGTCATGGCGTGGTGGATAACCCAAGTTTGGTATGGTTTGTTATGCTCGTCGCAATGGCGCTACAAACCAGTTTCCTGACCCCACCGGTTGGCTTCGCTCTGTTCTACTTAAAAGGCGTTTGTCCTGAAGGTGTTTCCCTGAAGGATATCTATCGTGGTGTGATTCCGTTTATCGCGATTCAGTTAATCGCCTTAATCTGTCTGGTCGTATGGCCACAATTGGTATTGTGGTTCCCTAGTGTTGCCTATGGTTAA
- a CDS encoding TRAP transporter substrate-binding protein, translating to MNLKKVAIATALMLTASGLSVSAQAADKKILLKTPIAFGSHLPALGTPIQWFADRIEQTSGGTIKMKIYEPGKLVNPPEILDAVSTGKVNAGYAISGYWQGKLPASAIFSSIPFGPEAPEFMAWLFFGNGLKLYQEMYDQGGFNVKVMPCAMNSPETSGWFRKPIEKPEDLKGLNMRFYGLGASVMEKLGVGTVQIPGGEIFGALEKGAIDASEFSQPAVDDRLGFHKVAKYNYFPGWHQQSTVFELLINKDTWNGMSATQQSAVETTCMAAMTYSIAEGEAMQYAAMEKAKQNGVEIRYWNQDMLNLFKNTWMEVVEEKKAEDPFFDKVWTDLNNFRKGYALWSANGFLPRETQNQ from the coding sequence ATGAATCTTAAGAAAGTTGCCATTGCTACTGCGTTGATGCTCACCGCTTCTGGTCTTTCTGTTAGTGCTCAGGCTGCTGATAAGAAGATACTACTAAAAACCCCTATTGCTTTTGGTAGCCACCTTCCAGCTCTAGGTACCCCTATCCAATGGTTTGCAGACAGAATTGAACAAACCTCCGGTGGCACCATCAAAATGAAAATCTACGAGCCGGGTAAGTTGGTTAACCCACCGGAGATTCTTGATGCCGTATCCACGGGTAAAGTGAACGCTGGCTACGCCATTTCCGGTTACTGGCAAGGTAAACTTCCAGCTTCAGCAATTTTCTCGTCTATCCCTTTCGGCCCTGAAGCCCCTGAGTTTATGGCGTGGCTTTTCTTTGGTAACGGCTTGAAGCTCTACCAAGAGATGTACGACCAAGGCGGCTTCAATGTCAAAGTAATGCCATGTGCGATGAACTCTCCTGAAACATCAGGCTGGTTCCGCAAACCTATTGAAAAACCAGAGGATCTAAAAGGTCTCAATATGCGCTTCTACGGATTAGGCGCGTCTGTGATGGAAAAACTTGGTGTGGGTACAGTGCAGATCCCAGGTGGCGAGATCTTTGGTGCACTTGAGAAAGGTGCAATTGACGCCTCTGAATTTTCGCAACCGGCCGTTGATGACCGCTTAGGCTTCCACAAAGTAGCCAAGTACAACTACTTCCCAGGCTGGCACCAACAATCAACGGTATTTGAACTGTTGATCAACAAAGACACTTGGAATGGCATGAGTGCAACTCAGCAATCTGCAGTCGAAACCACGTGTATGGCGGCAATGACTTACTCGATCGCAGAAGGTGAAGCGATGCAATACGCTGCCATGGAAAAAGCGAAACAAAATGGTGTTGAGATTCGCTACTGGAACCAAGATATGTTGAATCTATTCAAAAACACCTGGATGGAAGTCGTGGAAGAGAAAAAAGCAGAAGACCCATTCTTCGACAAAGTTTGGACCGACCTGAACAATTTCCGTAAGGGTTACGCGTTGTGGTCTGCGAACGGCTTCCTGCCGCGTGAAACACAAAACCAATAG